From Candidatus Binatia bacterium:
CCAGCGTGGCGCTCTCCAATCTGGTGAGCAACGTCCCCGCCGTGTTGCTGTTGAAGCCGGTGATTCCCGCGTTCGCCAACCGCGAGCACGCCTGGCTCGTCCTCGCGCTGACCAGCACGCTCGCCGGCAACCTCACGATCCCCGGCTCGGTGGCGAATCTGATCGTGGTTGAAGCGGCGCGCCGGCGCGGCGTGGAGGTCGGCGCGCTCACCTACATGCGAGTCGGTGTGCCGCTGACGGGGCTCAGTGTCCTCGTTGGGTTGGCGATTCTGGGCACGTTGGGGCGGTGATTGGAGAAGGAGTGGTACGCGAATGGAATGGATGACTGCCGATCGCGCTCCCATCGGGTTGTACGGTTCCTTTTGACCAACGCTGCCGCAGTGTAAGATCACGCCCATGCGCACCGGACTGGAACGGCTTCTGGATGAGCCGAAGCGATGGTTGGGCGGGGCTCGTGTCGGGCTCGTCGCGAATGCGACGACCGTCGATCGCCGCCTCAACCACGGTGCCGACCTCATGCACCGGCACCCGGACATCGATCTCCGGGTGCTCTTCGGCCCCGAGCACGGCATCCGCGGCGCGGCGCAGGACATGGTCGACGTCGGCAGCGGCCGCGACCCGGTCACCGGCCTGCCGGAGGTGAGCTTGTACGGCAAGACGTTCGAGTCGCTGTCGCCGACCCCCGCGCGCCTGTCGCAGATCGATGTCCTCGTCTTCGATATACAGGATATCGGCGCGCGGTATTACACCTACGCCGCCACCATGGCGCTGTGCATGCGCGCCGCGAAACCGGCCGGAGTGAAAATCGTCGTTCTGGACCGACCGAACCCGATCGGAGGTGTGCAGATCGAAGGCGGGGGACTGGACCCGGGACTCGAGAACTTCTGCGGTCTTTATCCCGTTCCGCAGCGGCACGGGCTCACGGTGGGGGAGCTGGCGCGCCTGTACAACGACAGCTTCGGCATCGGGTGCGAGTTGCAGGTCGTCGGCTGCGAGGGCTGGCGCCGCGAACAGTACTACGAGATGTGCGATCTTCCCTGGGTGATGCCGTCGCCGAACATGCCGACCCTCGACACGGCAATCGTCTATCCCGGTATGTGTCTCGTCGAAGGGACGAATCTGTCCGAGGGCCGCGGCACGACCCGGCCCTTCGAGCTGTTTGGCGCCCCTTTCATCGACGGCCGAGCGCTTGCAGACGAGATCAAGCGATACGATCTTCCGGGCGTGCTCTTGCGCCCTTGCATCATCGAGCCCACCTTCCACAAGTTCGCCGGACAGCGCTGCGGCGCTGTGCAGCTGCACGTCACCGATCGCCGCACGTTTCAAACCTATCGCACGGGCCTCGCCGTCATCGTTGCGGTGAAGCGGCTGTGGCCGGAGGCCTTCTGCTGGCGCCGGGAGCGCTATGAGTTTCGTGACGATGTCCCGGCCATCGATCTCCTGACCGGCCGGCCGTCTGTGCGACAAGCCATCGATGCCGGCGAGAATCTCGATGTGGTAATGCCGATCGCCTGCGGCGGAACCGAAGCCTACAATGCCGGGCGAGGCAAGGCGCTGCTGTACGATTGAGGCCGCGGCGGAAGCTTCAGACGGACCGGTGCCGCAGGCGGAGCACACCCCCTGCCATCAGCAACCCGATCAAGGTCGCCAGAGCCCCAGCGCCGAGCGCCGGCGCCGGCGCTGCCTGGCGGTGTCGCTGCGCCGACCAGGTTCCGGATTGTTGTGCATTCGACCACGTGCCGTTCGCGGACTGTCCGTCCTCCATCACGGTGCCTGCGAAGGCCACTTGGCCGGCAGTACCGAAGTTGATGGAAAACGCCAACGCCGTCCCTTCTATGGTCCCCTCCAGCGTGCCATCCAACATCTCTGGACACGGGCTGTCGCCGAGGACGCGGTGGAGGGTGACCGAGCCCATGAGGCCCATCATGCCCATTTCGGTCAGCGTCATCGGCCCAACCCACTGACACAGGGACAGACCTCCGTGGCTCTCGGCCTGGAGAAGCGTCAAGTCCCACCTACCGGTCATGTCGACTTCCATCGCCTTGGCACCGGGTGGCACGGCGACGACCGACAGGAACACCAGCAAGCCTGCGAAGGAGCAAAACCGCCCTACGCCACCCTTTCCATGTGCCCTACCGCTGAACCATCCCTGCATTGTAGCCCCCTTCTGTTCTCGGCGCGGCACCCGGTCGCTTCGCGCCAGTGTGGTTGGCCGTGTAGCACAAAACCGCCTCAGATGTCCATCAATTGGGGAAACTGGCGGGGCGCTCTCGGTGGCCTCATGATCCCAGGAGATCCGCCACGGAAGCTTTGCAGAAGTCGTGGCAGCTAGGTACAAACAGCACACGATATCGGAGGAGGTGTGGCGTGCAGAAACTGAATCGTGGAGGAGTTGCGCTGTGTTTTACGGAGGCCGGGAGCGGGTCACCGCCGCTGGTCTTGGTGCACGGCTGGACGTGCGATCACACGTTCTTCGGGCCGCAGGTCGAGTACTTCAGCCGTGCGCACCGCGTCGTCGCGGTGGACCTGCGCGGTCACGGCGAGAGCGACAAGCCGCAGCAGGACTACGCCATGGCGGCGTTCGCCGACGACCTGGCGTGGTTGTGCGGACAGATCGGGCTGCGGAAACCGGTGATCATCGGGCACAGCATGGGCGGGTTGATTGCGCTTGAACTGGTTGCCCGTCATCCCGAGCTGCCCGCGGCGATTGTTACGATGGACTCGCCCATTTTGCCGCCGGAGGGGGCCTTTGATGCGGTGGCGCCTTTTGTGACGGCGTTACGCACTCCCGCCTATCAGGAGGCCCAGCGCCAGTTCGTCGAGCAGATGCTGTTCATCCCGACCGATGACCCGGCGCGCAAGGCGCGCATCCTGGACGTGATGTCCTCGGCACCGCAGCACGTCATGGCGTCGGCGTTCGAGAACATTGTGGGCTTCGATCAGGCCAGGGCCGCGGCCGCTTGCAAAGTTCCCTGGCTGGCCTTGTTCGCGACGCACGTGTTCACCGACATGCCACGCTTGCGTGCGGTCTGCCCGCACGTGGTTACCGGCCAGACGGTCGGTGCCGGACATTTCCATCAACTCGAAGTGCCGGAGCAGGTGAACGCGATGATCGAGCGCTTTCTGGCAGTGTCGCTGCCGTAGTGAGCCGCGCAGCGTGCGGCGTCTGCCAGGTCAGAGCTCCGCTGACGCTGCCCGTCTCTTCGCCAGATACACGCCGTTGTGGCGGCGGAGTTCACAAGGCGGGCTTCCGAGCAGAGCAACCTGCTGGCCTCCTGGCAACGAAGGATCACGCCAGGTCATGACGATGCTGCCGCCACCCACTTCAGCGAACCACTCTTCCATGACCGACCAGATGCGCTCACGAACCGCGCGTGTCATTTGCGGCGCTGTGTACACTCCCGGCCCGATCTCCAACATGCACGACGCCAGGAAACCTCGGAAGCGTGCCGCAACATCACGAGTTACTACCACTGTCATCAGCAAGCAGCTCCTTGATTCGGTCGATCATCCCGCCTCTCGATGATGCAGAGCCGGCCGGTGGCCGAGATCGGCATCGACGCCATGCTGCGCGGCAAGCCGAGCAAAGTCGCCGGTGTGATGAATGCCGTCACCGCGTGGAGCCTGCGCTTTGTGCCCCGCCGCCTGCAAGCGGCGATGGCCAGCGCCGCGATGCAGCTGGGGAGTTGATGGAGCGACGTCGGCCGCCGTTCGGACCGGTCCCGAGCGCTGGTGCAATCGATCCAATCGCGCTATTCCTCCGCACGAACGATTCACGAGGGCGACCGGAAAGAGAGGCACACGATGGGCAAGGTCTCGGGAGACAAGGCACGGTACAACCGCGAGCGCCGCAAGCGGATCGCACGACGAGCGGAGATGCGCGTGCTGCGGGCGACGCTGGGCGCCAAAGCCGTAGCGACGCCGCAGTCCAAAGCCGGCGCCAAGACGCCGCAGTCCAAAGGCGGCGCCGCGACCAAGATCTAGCCGGAGACTAGCGCTTCACCTTCTTCGGCGTGGAATCCTCTGGTTCCGCTGGTTCCTCGCCGAGGAGTTGCCGCCCCGTCCGCAGGCGCGTGTGATGAAGCTGGCCCCGCTGCAGCGCTGACACATGACTCGTAACCAGTCACTCGTGCGCGAAGACGGGACCAATCATCTGCTCCCTCCGGGAGCTTTGCTCAATAGAAGCGGGTTGAGGGCAGCCCGTCTCCAATGAACGCTAGCTACACTTCGCGATCACGTCGTCGGCGAAGCGGCACAGGGCATCGATCTTCTGCGTCAGCGTCATCGCGTCCGTCTCTCGATCGTACGGGTTGCGGAAGCCCACGATGACGTCGGTGACGCCGTCCACGGTGAAGGCGTCGAAGGAGATGACGCGGATCTCGAAGAATTCGCGGTCACGCCGGTAGTCCTTCCGCAGCGCCGTCAGGCGCTGCATCATCTGCAGAAGGTCATCGCTGCCGGCGTGCATCCAGCGTGTCGAGGGCTGTGGCGTAACGCGTCAGCAGATAGTCGATCTCGAGACGGTCGGCGATCTCCTGCAACGTTATCGATTTCATGCGCTCCTCCCCACGGCGCAGCACACATAGCCGCTTCGGCGGGATCGGACAACACGTCCCGGCCAAGCGTTTGCGCTCCGTTGTCCCACCACGCTAAAGGGCCGTGTGCAGGTACTCATCGGCCTCATCGCGGCTTCGGTGCTGCTCAGCGGCTGCGCCTGGACGTCCTACGTGATTGCCGCGGCCCTGACCGATGACGATTCGGCGGCGGCACGCTGGTGTGGTGTAGCCGTCGTCGGGCCGTGGCTGCTCGTCGCCGTGTTCACCATCTTGGCGTCTCTATCCGCGTTCCGCTTGTGGGTGGCGCTGCTGGTGTGGCTCGTGGCTGGCGGAATGGTCCAAGTGGTCTTCCCGGCACGTTCGGCACCATGGGCCGGCGCACGCCGCGACGGAGCGCGGGCGCGGCACTGCTGTCCAGGCTGTGGGCCACCGACACCCGCTGGCTCCTGCTCGGCGCCGGCGTGCTCATGGGGGCGCTCGTGCTGCGTGGCCTCGCGGCGCCGCCGCTGGCGTGGGATGCGCTGACCTATCATTTGGTGAAGCCGGCGCGTTGGGTGCAGTCCGGCGGGTGGGCGCCGGAGATCGCCCCCGATGCGTGGGGCTACTACGAGTACTTTCCGTACATCGGCGAAGTGCTCTGGGCGTGGGCGATGCTGCCGGCGCACGGCGACGCCTTGCTTGCGCCCGCTGGGCTGCTGGTGTGGCTCGCCTGTGCGTTGGCCACGTACACCCTTTCCCGTAGACTGGGTGCGGAGGCGTCGCACGCCGCGCTGGCCTCCCTGACGGTCGTGCTCGCCCCGGCGGTGGCAAAGTACGTCACGGCCGCTTACGTGGACAACCTGCTGCTCGCGTTCTTTCTGCTCGGTGCGGTGTTCTTGACGACTCCGCCCACGCCCGGCCGAGCCGTCCTCGCCTGTGCGTCGCTGGGTCTGGCGGCTGGCGTCAAGCTCACCGCCGTCCCCGTCCTCGTCGTGGGCCTGGGGGTGGTCGCCATCCGCTCGCTGCGCAGCGAGCGGCCGCGCCGGGTGCGGCTCTTGACGGTCGGCGCGTGTGCGGGCGCGGCGGCGCTCGGCCTGCAGCCGTACGTGCGGGCATGGCTGCAGATGGGCTCGCCGCTGTATCCGGTTCCACTGATTCTCGGTGGCAAGCAGATCCTCGCCGGGAACACCGAGTTCACGATCGTGCATGGCGCACAGTTGCTCGAAGTGTCCCGCTCCACTGGACGAGAGTTTCTCGATGCTCTTTTTTTCCCCGATCCGTCGTACGCGGGTCTCGGACCGATCGCCCCGTTGATCATGCTGCTGGGGCTGTGCGGCGGCGTGCGCTTGCTACGGTCGGTCACGACCCGTGGCGCCACAGTCTTTCTCTTGGTCGCCGCCGGGCTGATCACCGTGACGCTGCTGTCGTCGAGCGTGGCAGCGCTGACGACGAAGTGGGCGCAAGCTTCGGTCCGTTTCTTGGCCCCGACGTTTGCGGCGATGGTGATCTTCGCCTCCGTGCTCCGCAACCGCTTCGCCAACGTCGTGTGGCTGGCGGCGATCCTCACCGCGTTGCTGCTTGATCTCCCGTGGGGTTGGAGCCGAGCCGACGTGCGCGGCGTGCTGGCGCTGCTGTTGTTGGCGCTGCTGATCTGGATTGGCGTCGCATCGGCTCGGCGGCTGCTGCCACGCCGAGCGCATCGCGTGGTCGCAACCGCCGTCGGGATCATCCTCGTCCTCACGACGGCATTCGGCATCGGCGCCGTGCGGCGGCGCAGCCGCTACGCCGTGTACGTGGCGGCCGCCGCCGGACGGGCCTTTGATGTGCATCCCATCAAGTACGCCACCAGCTGGCCGGTATGGCAGGCGCTCGACGACGGCAGCCCACACCGCGTGGCGATCGTCGCCGGTTGGGACGGGACCGGGCACAATTGGTACCGCTATCCGCTCTTTGGCAGCCGCCTGCAAAACGAGGTCGTGTACGTCGCCCCGACCGCGGACGGTGCGGTACTCGATTACGGCTTGGACCCGACGCCCGAACCACGCATGCGCTTCGATGCGTGGCTGGGGCGCTTGCGCCAACGAGGCATCGACACCGTCGTCACGCTGGCACCACCGACGCTAGAGGCCGGATGGATGCAGGGGCACCCGGAGTCATTCGCCCGCCTCGTGTGCAGCGCCGACCAGCTCAACTGCGCTTACCACTTCCGGCCGGCCGCGTCGGAACGCTAGGAGGCACCCGGTGAACTCATTGGCATTCGAGCCAGCTGTATGTGGCCGAGCGTTGGTATCGGGGTACCGCTTTGGAAGATCTGATCGGCGTGGCGGCAGATGCAATCAATGATGACCGGCTGTACCGATTGCTCGATCGGCTGGTGTGGCACAAGTCCGACATCGGGCCCCATCTCAAGAAACGGCTCGGAGAGCTGTTCGCTGTCGACGCCCTCGTCAGCGGCGGAAGTTACGCCTGTAGGCGAGGTAGTTGGCGCACACCTGGGCCCCGAGCTTTTCCGCCGTCCGGCGTGACGGCCAGTTGTCGTCGAGCACGAGCGTGTAGCTCACGTGCGTGTATCCCCGGCGCGCAAACTCCAGATAGGCGTGCGCCGCCATGCCGAGGTTGAGTCCGCACCCGCGCGCGGACTCGTGCACGCCGATGCCGAGGAAGTTGACCTTCTCCTCCCCGCGCAGCGTGCGCCCGGGCGCGAGCGCCGCCAGGAACGACGTGTCTGGCGTCACCCACAACACGCCCACCGGCGCGCCCTCGCGGTAGGCGATGACCGACGTCTCGAGCATGCCGACGGGCGACAGTGCCTCCGTCATGCCGGCGACCTCGTCCTCCGTGAACGGCGTGAACCCCCAGTGCGCCTTGAAGGTATCGTTGTAGAGCGCGGTGAACTCGACCACGCGCCGGGCGTCCGGCACGTCTTCGAGCGGCACAATCTCGAAACCGTTGTGCCGAGCGGCATCGAGGGCGCTCTCCCAGTGGGCGATCAAATCCGGCGATACCGCGATACGGTAGTCCACGAAGCCACGCTCGGTCTCGAAGCCCGCATCCTTGAGCAGCGTTTGGTAGTAGGCCGGATTCTGGCGCAGGAAGCCGGGCGGCAGCGTCTCGTGGTCGTCAATGACGAAGGGAAAATCGAGCACGCCCATCCCGGCACGCCCGGCGACCGCGTCTTTTGCGTCGAGCCACTCGCACGCGGCATCCATCAGAAGGCGCACCGCGTCGCGGCTGTCGGGAAGGGCCTCGAACATCAGCAGATGTCCGAGCCGCTCGTTCCAGTGCCGCTGGTAGCGCTGATCGATCGCCGCCACCACGCGGGCGACGATGCGGCCGCCATCGCGGGCGACGAAGGGGCGCAGCATCCGGTCGCGCGCGAACGGACTTTCGCCGGTGAGGATCGGTAGCTGAAACGGCACATGGGCGGTCCACCGTGCCGTCCGGTAGCCATAGACCTCGTCGTGAAACACGAGGAATTCGGTGAGCGCGTCCGTTCCCGCCGGGGTCTCTATGCGAATCGCCATGCCCGACGATAGTCGCTCAACCGCCGCGTTGACAAGAGCCCGCGTTGGCCTCCGCATCCCCGGCAGATGGCGTATGGCGGATGGGGTATGGCATATAGCGTATGGCTTATGGCTTATGGGTTCCTGACTATAAGCCATAAGCCATCTGCCATCTGCGCGAGGCCATGGCCTCGCTAGTCAGTAGACGACCTGTTCTTCTTCCAGCCGGCGGATCTCTTCGCGCGACATACCCAGCAACTCTTCAAGCACGGACTGACTGTGCTCGCCGAGAAGCGGCGAGCGGGAACGCACGCTGGCGGGCGTCTCGGACAGCCGCCACGGCGGCGCAATCACCCAGTCCTTTCCCAGTACGGGGTGGCTGACCTGCAGGAAGACCTGTCGTTCCCTCAGATGGGGATCTTCGAACAGCGCTTTGTTGCTCAGCGAGGGCGTTGCCGCAATCCCGGCCGCCTGCAGCTTGTGCATCGCTTCGTAGTCGCTCTGATCCTTGGTCCACTCGCCGACGATCTGGTCCGCCGCCTCCTGGTGTTTCCAGCGCGCTTCCGCAGTGGAGAACCGTTCATCCTGTGTCAGCTCCGGCCTTCCGATCACGCCGCAGAGCGCGCGCCACTCTTGATCATCGGCCACAGCGATGCTGATCCAAGTGTCCTGGCCGCGGCAGCGGTAGCAGTTGTGCGGAGCCATGGTGTCGTGCCGGTTGCCCGCCCGCGTCCGCACCCGCTGATTCATCAGAAAATCCATCAGCGCGCCGGCGTTGAGGATGGCGATGGCCTCCTGCGACGAGAGATCGATGTATTGACCCTCCCCGGTTCGTTGCCGGTAGAGGAGAGCTACGAGGATGGCGAAGGCGGCCGTGGTTGCGCTGCGCAGGTCGACCGCGCCGGACAATTCACTCGGCGGCCAGTCGGGATAGCCGGTGACGTATGACAGGCCGGCGGCGCCGGCGAAGTTGGGGGCGTAGCCGACATTCTCGCGGTCGGGACCGGTCTGACCGCAGGCCGAGGAAGAGAGATAAATGATGTCAGCCTTCACTTCCTTCACCGCTTCGTAGCCCAGACCCAGCCGCGCGATGACCCCGGGCCGCATGTTCTCGACTACGACGTCGCTGGCTCCGGCCAGCCGCTTGGCGATCTCGACCGCCTTGGGTTGGCTCAGGTTGAGACAGACGCTGAGCTTGTTCAGGTTCAGATTGTTGAAGACCGGCGATTCGTCCGGCCCCGAAAAAGTCGTCGACGTCGTGAACGAAGTGAATCGGGAATGATCGAGCCGCTTGCGGCTCTCTACCTTGATGACCTCCGCGCCCAAGAAGCCCAGCAGGCACGTCGCGTAGGGCCCCGCCCAGGCCGAAGTGAATTCCGTGACTCGCACGCCGCTCAGTGGCCCGTTGTTCATTCTAGATCACCCCGGTATCTTTCAGTGCTCGCAACTCCTTCGCCCCATACCCGAGCCGTTGGCGGTAGATGATCTCGTTGTGCTCACCGAGCAGCGGGGCGGCTCGCTCCAGCTCGAACGGGGTCTTGGAGAAGTGACAAAGCCGGGCGGGAATGTTCAGCTTGCCCGCGATCGGGTGCTGAATTTCGGCAAAGAACCCCCTGGCGTTCATCTGCTTCGATCGCGCCACATCTTCGGGCGAACTGATGGGCGACATCGGGCAATTGAGGGACTGTGCCTTGGCGCAGACCTCCTCGGTCGTGTGCTCGCTCATCCAGCCCGCGAGCCGCTCGCGCCAGACCTCGGGGCTGTCTTCGCCCGATCGTTGCGCCGGACCTTCGCCGCTTTCAGCCAGTTTTGCCAGCGCCTGCTTCTGATGATCGAGAACGGTCACGGAAATGACCCAGCCGTCCTTGCACAGGAACATCTGGGTGATCGTGTGGTCCGCCTCGGGACCCTTCCTGGTCAAAACCTCTCCACCGTTTGCGAAAACCACGTTCTCGACTCGCTGCAACGCCAGGACCGCTTCCTGTTGCGACACCTCGATGAGCTGTCCTTTGCCGGTGATGTGCTGCGAGTAGAGGGCAGCCAGGATGGCGACGGCGGTGGTCTGGCCGGAGTCGTAATCGGTGCAGTTGCCTCCGATCTTGACCGGGGCGCGATCCAAGTGCGGAGAAGGCAGCGGGAGCATGTAGCCTTGTCCCGAGACGTGGGAGATGTTGAGGCCGTGCGCCTTGTAGTCCTTGTATGGCCCAGTGCGCCCGAACGGGCTGATCGAGGCCATGACGAGCCCGGGGTTGAGCCGTCGCAAGTCGTGGTAGCCGAGACCCATCTCCTCCAGGTGGCCCGGCGGCCAATCCTCCACCACAACGTCTACGGTGCTGACCAGCCGGCGGAAGATTTCCTGACCCACGGGCAACCGGGGATTGAGCGTAACGCCGAGCTTGTTGGTATTGAGGAACAGAAAGAGGCCGCTCTTCTCCTCATGCGGCGCATCGCCGGCAAACGGCGGCAGCCTCCTGGTGTCGTCCCCTCGTCCCGGCAACTCGAGGTGAATCACCTCGGCGCCCAGGTCGGCGATGAGCTTGCTGCAATACGCTGCGCTGATTCCACGGCCGTACTCCAGCACCCTGACGCCGGCCAACGCTTTGAATCCCATCCGTGCAACCTTCCTGCTCCGCGGCGCAGCGTTCCGAACCCCGCACCGCGAGCCTGCCGCCAACTTCTAGCGCTGGGCGCAGACCGATGCCAATGAGTGACCCCAAGGCCTGGCGCATGGGGGCTTGATGCGGACGAAGAGCGTGCGCCCGCCGCGTCAGGCGACGGCGGGCGAATCGGCCGAGGCGCGAAGAGTACACGAAGAGTACAGGCACTTGACGCGTTGCGGTCGTGACCTTAGGGTACGGCGCCATGGTTGCGGCGACGGCAGAGGACATCCGGCTTCTCGTGCGCCTGGCCCAGCGGGATGTCGCGGGGACTGAGCGCTGCCTGCGCGCCCGCTCCGCCTCACTCGATCAGCTCGCCGAGATCGCCACGGCGCAGGGTCTCTCGGTGGTGCTGCTCCGAGCGCTGGCGGACTCCCCGCTGCGCACGGCGTTGTCCCGCTCGCACCTCGAGGTGCTGGAAGGGTGCCGCCGCCGGCAGGAGATGCGGTCGCAGATCCTCCTCGAGGCGCTGGCGAGCCTCGACGAGCGATTCGCGTCCGCCGGTCAGCCCTTCGTGCTGCTCAAGGGGCCCTATCTGGCGGCCCGTTTCTACGGCGACGTGCGGGGACGCGAGTTCGTCGACCTCGATCTCCTCGTCCCACGCGCCGACCGGGCACGCGCCTTCCGCCTGCTCGCGGCGGTGGGCTACCGCCGCCAATCACGATCACTGTTCGGCGCGGGACTCACCAGCTTCTTCGTGCACGGTTTCGACTTCGCCGCCGGTGAGGCCCACGTCGATTTACACTGGTACCTCTCCCGCCAACCGTCTCTGCACCTCGACGAGCCGAAGATCTGGGCACGGCGAAGTTTCTATGCGGTCGACGGACGGTCCTACGCAGTGCTCTCCGACGAGCACGAGGTGGTGTTCGCGGCACTCTCGCTGCTCCGCGACCTAGAGAGGGGGCGGCCGAAAATCAAGAACGTGGTCGACCTCGTCCAGATCGTCGCCGCGACCGATGCCGAGATCGACTGGGAGGCGCTCATCGAGAGCGGCCGCGGCGACGGCACCTTCGGGCCGCTGGTGAACGTCCTCGGGCTCTGCCTCGAGGTCGCCGACGCCTACGACCTGGCGCCGCGCCTCGGCGCCGCGCTGACGTGCCACGCCGAGCGCCGGGTCCCGGTTCGCCGCGCCGACTCGCCTTTGCAGTTCAGGCCGGCCCGCCTCGGTCTCGGCAACAAGCTCTGGTCGGCGAGAGTTTACGATGCGACGCCGGCCGTCTGGTTTTTCTGGTGGGCGGCGTCGTTACCCTTTCGCGTCGCTGTCCACCGATGGCGACGGTAAAGGTTAGGGCCGGGATGAGACCGTGAGTTTGTTCTCTGAGCGCATCCAGACGAGACAACGGGTGTGGTGGGCCAAGCCCAACAAGTGGCGCAACCGTGAGAGCTATCGACACCTGTTCCATCGTTTCCAGGAGATTCACGGCCTGCGCGGCAAGGACGACCCGGAGCAGCAATGGCACTGTTGCAAACTCTGGCAACGCAGCTTGAGCAACAAATGGAATGCGCGGGAGTTCGCCCAAAGGTATGGCTGCAGTGTCCCGGCGCTCTACTGGCACGGCAGGCGTGCCGGAGCCTTGCCGCTCGATGCGCTCCCGACGCACTTCGTCATCCGCCCGAGTTGGGGAACCGCGGGAAAAGGCGTGTACGTGCTGGCGCATGACCGGGATCTTCTTCACGAGCGCGCGTACTCCAAAGATCAGTTGATGGCGGCAGTGCGGCAGGATCAAGGATGGGTCTCTCGGTTCCCCATCCTCGTGGAAGAGTTCGTCAAGACAGAAGCCGGCGACCACGCGCTCCCGGTTGCATACAAGTGCTACGCCTTTGGGGCGACGGTCGGAGCGATTCAAGTTGTGCAACCAACCGGACGTCAGGCACAGCATAGATTCTACACGCCCTCATGGGACCTCTTTGAGGACCAGATGAGCCCGCACAATCCTCCGGCTGCGTACGTCGACCCGCCTCGGTGCCTCGAGGAAATACTGGCGTGCGCGAAAAGGCTGGGGGTCGCGTATGGCACGTTTGTCAGAGCCGATTTCTATGCCACGGACAGGGGATGCGTCTTCGGAGAGTTCTCCTCGACTCCTCTGAATGGTCGCGAGTTCACCGCCTTTGCAGACAAGTACTTTGGGGAACTGTGGGACGCCACATTTCCAGATCGAACCTGACCGAAGCGCCTATCTCCGGAGTCGCAGCTGGTCCATGAGGTTGCGCATCAGCGCGACGTAGGGCTCGCACCAGGACAACTCCGGAGGCAGAGCCCTGCGGTAGACCTTCTCGTACCGGCGGAACTTGCGGACCAGGGCGGACCGCGACGGCTTCGACCATAGCGAGGTTCTGGACGCGAGCGAGCGGTTCATGACGCTGAGGTGTTCGTCCAGCCGTTTCACTGCGGGTGGGTGCGCCACGAACCATTGGCTCGCCCCGATGTGGCTGCCGATCAACGCCAGCGTCTCGGGGCGCATCACGACGGCGTAGTTGTTGGTCGTGCACAGCCACTTGGGTGGGGTTGCCGGAAAAAGCGCACGGCGGATCAGTCCGAGCTGGTGCGGCAGTGAGATCGGCACCTCGATGAACTTGCTCGGCCAGTAGTACCCGACATGGCGGCCATCGACATTTTCCTCGAGGACCGTGGCGAGTCGCGGCGAGAACCAATCGTCGTCGTCTGTGGGCACGACGACGGCATCTTCGGGGACCTCGTCGCGCCGGACGCACACGGCACCCTCGAGGCGCGACAGGCTGAGC
This genomic window contains:
- a CDS encoding ATP-grasp fold amidoligase family protein; its protein translation is MSLFSERIQTRQRVWWAKPNKWRNRESYRHLFHRFQEIHGLRGKDDPEQQWHCCKLWQRSLSNKWNAREFAQRYGCSVPALYWHGRRAGALPLDALPTHFVIRPSWGTAGKGVYVLAHDRDLLHERAYSKDQLMAAVRQDQGWVSRFPILVEEFVKTEAGDHALPVAYKCYAFGATVGAIQVVQPTGRQAQHRFYTPSWDLFEDQMSPHNPPAAYVDPPRCLEEILACAKRLGVAYGTFVRADFYATDRGCVFGEFSSTPLNGREFTAFADKYFGELWDATFPDRT